In the genome of Populus nigra chromosome 9, ddPopNigr1.1, whole genome shotgun sequence, one region contains:
- the LOC133702874 gene encoding phenylcoumaran benzylic ether reductase POP1-like isoform X3, translated as MAERSRILFIGGTGYIGKFIVEASVKAGHPTFVLVRESTLSSPAKSTVINNFKNLGVNLLLGDLSDHESLVEAIKQVDVVISTIAHDQLYNQDKIIAAIKEAGNIKRFFPSEFGNDVDRAHAVEPAKTGFATKAKIRRAIEAEGIPYTYVASNSFSGFFLPTLKQPGAPASARDKVIILGDGDTKVVFNKEDDIATYTIKAVDDPRAVNKTLFIKPPSNIISSNDLVSLWEKKIGKKIERIYVHEEQLLKNIQEASGPRKVILSICHSLFVKGDQTNFEIEPSFGVEASELYPDVKYTTVAEYLNQLF; from the exons ATGGCAGAGAGAAGCAGGATTCTGTTCATAGGAGGCACAGGATACATTGGAAAATTCATTGTAGAAGCAAGTGTCAAGGCAGGCCACCCAACTTTTGTTCTCGTCAGAGAGTCCACTCTCTCTAGCCCTGCTAAATCCACtgtcattaacaacttcaagaATCTTGGTGTCAATCTCCTCCTG GGAGACTTGTCTGATCATGAGAGTTTGGTGGAGGCAATTAAGCAAGTGGATGTTGTGATATCTACCATTGCTCACGATCAGTTATATAATCAAGACAAGATCATCGCCGCCATTAAAGAAGCTGGAAATATTAAG AGATTTTTCCCATCAGAGTTTGGAAATGATGTGGATAGAGCGCATGCTGTTGAACCTGCAAAGACAGGATTCGCTACAAAGGCTAAAATTCGACGAGCTATTGAGGCTGAAGGAATTCCATACACTTATGTGGCATCAAACTCTTTTTCTGGTTTCTTTCTTC CAACATTGAAACAACCTGGAGCTCCTGCCTCAGCTAGAGATAAAGTTATCATTTTGGGTGATGGAGATACCAAAG TGGTTTTCAACAAGGAAGATGATATTGCCACATATACTATCAAAGCGGTGGATGATCCAAGAGCAGTGAACAAAACCCTCTTCATTAAACCTCCATCCAACATCATCTCATCCAATGATCTTGTTTCTTTGTGGGAGAAGAAGatagggaaaaaaattgaacggATCTATGTTCACGAGGAGCAACTTCTGAAGAATATTCAAG AAGCTTCAGGTCCACGCAAAGTGATTTTATCGATTTGTCACTCTTTGTTTGTGAAGGGAGATCAGACCAACTTCGAGATTGAGCCATCGTTTGGTGTAGAGGCTTCTGAGCTATATCCTGATGTCAAATACACTACTGTAGCTGAATACCTTAACCAGCTTTTTTGA
- the LOC133702874 gene encoding phenylcoumaran benzylic ether reductase POP1-like isoform X1 — protein MAERSRILFIGGTGYIGKFIVEASVKAGHPTFVLVRESTLSSPAKSTVINNFKNLGVNLLLGDLSDHESLVEAIKQVDVVISTIAHDQLYNQDKIIAAIKEAGNIKRFFPSEFGNDVDRAHAVEPAKTGFATKAKIRRAIEAEGIPYTYVASNSFSGFFLPALNHSRSGAPASARDKVIILGDGDTKVVFNKEDDIATYTIKAVDDPRAVNKTLFIKPPSNIISSNDLVSLWEKKIGKKIERIYVHEEQLLKNIQEASGPRKVILSICHSLFVKGDQTNFEIEPSFGVEASELYPDVKYTTVAEYLNQLF, from the exons ATGGCAGAGAGAAGCAGGATTCTGTTCATAGGAGGCACAGGATACATTGGAAAATTCATTGTAGAAGCAAGTGTCAAGGCAGGCCACCCAACTTTTGTTCTCGTCAGAGAGTCCACTCTCTCTAGCCCTGCTAAATCCACtgtcattaacaacttcaagaATCTTGGTGTCAATCTCCTCCTG GGAGACTTGTCTGATCATGAGAGTTTGGTGGAGGCAATTAAGCAAGTGGATGTTGTGATATCTACCATTGCTCACGATCAGTTATATAATCAAGACAAGATCATCGCCGCCATTAAAGAAGCTGGAAATATTAAG AGATTTTTCCCATCAGAGTTTGGAAATGATGTGGATAGAGCGCATGCTGTTGAACCTGCAAAGACAGGATTCGCTACAAAGGCTAAAATTCGACGAGCTATTGAGGCTGAAGGAATTCCATACACTTATGTGGCATCAAACTCTTTTTCTGGTTTCTTTCTTCCAGCTTTGAACCACTCTAGGTCTGGGG CTCCTGCCTCAGCTAGAGATAAAGTTATCATTTTGGGTGATGGAGATACCAAAG TGGTTTTCAACAAGGAAGATGATATTGCCACATATACTATCAAAGCGGTGGATGATCCAAGAGCAGTGAACAAAACCCTCTTCATTAAACCTCCATCCAACATCATCTCATCCAATGATCTTGTTTCTTTGTGGGAGAAGAAGatagggaaaaaaattgaacggATCTATGTTCACGAGGAGCAACTTCTGAAGAATATTCAAG AAGCTTCAGGTCCACGCAAAGTGATTTTATCGATTTGTCACTCTTTGTTTGTGAAGGGAGATCAGACCAACTTCGAGATTGAGCCATCGTTTGGTGTAGAGGCTTCTGAGCTATATCCTGATGTCAAATACACTACTGTAGCTGAATACCTTAACCAGCTTTTTTGA
- the LOC133702874 gene encoding phenylcoumaran benzylic ether reductase POP1-like isoform X2 — translation MAERSRILFIGGTGYIGKFIVEASVKAGHPTFVLVRESTLSSPAKSTVINNFKNLGVNLLLGDLSDHESLVEAIKQVDVVISTIAHDQLYNQDKIIAAIKEAGNIKRFFPSEFGNDVDRAHAVEPAKTGFATKAKIRRAIEAEGIPYTYVASNSFSGFFLPALNQPGAPASARDKVIILGDGDTKVVFNKEDDIATYTIKAVDDPRAVNKTLFIKPPSNIISSNDLVSLWEKKIGKKIERIYVHEEQLLKNIQEASGPRKVILSICHSLFVKGDQTNFEIEPSFGVEASELYPDVKYTTVAEYLNQLF, via the exons ATGGCAGAGAGAAGCAGGATTCTGTTCATAGGAGGCACAGGATACATTGGAAAATTCATTGTAGAAGCAAGTGTCAAGGCAGGCCACCCAACTTTTGTTCTCGTCAGAGAGTCCACTCTCTCTAGCCCTGCTAAATCCACtgtcattaacaacttcaagaATCTTGGTGTCAATCTCCTCCTG GGAGACTTGTCTGATCATGAGAGTTTGGTGGAGGCAATTAAGCAAGTGGATGTTGTGATATCTACCATTGCTCACGATCAGTTATATAATCAAGACAAGATCATCGCCGCCATTAAAGAAGCTGGAAATATTAAG AGATTTTTCCCATCAGAGTTTGGAAATGATGTGGATAGAGCGCATGCTGTTGAACCTGCAAAGACAGGATTCGCTACAAAGGCTAAAATTCGACGAGCTATTGAGGCTGAAGGAATTCCATACACTTATGTGGCATCAAACTCTTTTTCTGGTTTCTTTCTTCCAGCTTTGAAC CAACCTGGAGCTCCTGCCTCAGCTAGAGATAAAGTTATCATTTTGGGTGATGGAGATACCAAAG TGGTTTTCAACAAGGAAGATGATATTGCCACATATACTATCAAAGCGGTGGATGATCCAAGAGCAGTGAACAAAACCCTCTTCATTAAACCTCCATCCAACATCATCTCATCCAATGATCTTGTTTCTTTGTGGGAGAAGAAGatagggaaaaaaattgaacggATCTATGTTCACGAGGAGCAACTTCTGAAGAATATTCAAG AAGCTTCAGGTCCACGCAAAGTGATTTTATCGATTTGTCACTCTTTGTTTGTGAAGGGAGATCAGACCAACTTCGAGATTGAGCCATCGTTTGGTGTAGAGGCTTCTGAGCTATATCCTGATGTCAAATACACTACTGTAGCTGAATACCTTAACCAGCTTTTTTGA